One part of the Sphingobacterium sp. LZ7M1 genome encodes these proteins:
- the nrdD gene encoding anaerobic ribonucleoside-triphosphate reductase has translation METMKNERLLLLQQHQQERSKCLVYTRVMGYHRPVESFNIGKQGEHKQRTLFQEGYGKCSI, from the coding sequence ATGGAAACCATGAAGAATGAAAGATTGCTATTGTTGCAGCAACATCAGCAAGAACGCAGTAAATGTTTGGTCTATACTCGTGTAATGGGGTATCATAGACCTGTTGAAAGTTTCAATATCGGTAAACAAGGAGAGCATAAACAGCGGACCCTGTTCCAAGAAGGATATGGCAAATGCTCTATATGA
- a CDS encoding anaerobic ribonucleoside-triphosphate reductase activating protein: MANALYDITPFTLLDYPNKAACILWFVGCNMRCKYCYNPDIVFGKGKIGIDQAEAFLKSRKGLLQAVVFSGGECTMHPDMMSLVKIAKSLGYLIKVDTNGARPKLIKSLIDNDLLDYVALDFKGLGQRFHEITVSGSFEAFEETLDILLNANIQFEVRTTVHSQLLSAADLQEMLKFLEDRGYRNNYYMQKALNNVKMIAELGDSNYRDEELRFGDNGLRIIVRG; the protein is encoded by the coding sequence ATGGCAAATGCTCTATATGATATAACTCCTTTTACCTTATTGGATTACCCTAATAAAGCAGCCTGCATCCTTTGGTTTGTGGGCTGCAATATGCGTTGCAAATATTGTTATAATCCTGATATCGTATTTGGTAAAGGTAAGATTGGCATCGATCAAGCTGAAGCTTTCTTGAAATCTCGAAAGGGCCTATTGCAAGCGGTTGTCTTTAGCGGTGGGGAATGTACCATGCATCCAGATATGATGTCCTTGGTGAAGATTGCCAAATCTTTAGGATACCTCATTAAAGTCGATACCAATGGGGCAAGACCAAAGCTGATCAAAAGCCTTATTGACAATGATCTTTTGGATTATGTAGCGCTCGATTTCAAGGGCTTGGGACAACGTTTTCATGAAATAACTGTTTCTGGTTCCTTCGAAGCTTTTGAAGAAACATTGGATATCTTGTTGAATGCCAACATTCAATTTGAAGTCCGAACAACTGTGCATTCCCAATTGCTATCTGCCGCTGATCTGCAGGAAATGTTGAAATTCTTGGAGGATCGCGGTTATAGGAATAATTACTATATGCAAAAGGCCTTAAACAATGTGAAGATGATTGCCGAATTGGGTGATTCGAATTATAGGGATGAAGAATTGAGATTCGGGGACAATGGGCTGAGGATAATTGTAAGGGGCTAG